The Camelina sativa cultivar DH55 chromosome 14, Cs, whole genome shotgun sequence genome includes a window with the following:
- the LOC104741454 gene encoding homeobox-DDT domain protein RLT1-like isoform X1, with protein MEMGSDEEEDHQIRSVADVVGGGGGSSNNKKKNKIDNSSSSSAKPKRQMKTPFQLETLEKVYSEEKYPSEATRADLSDKLNLTDRQLQMWFCHRRLKDKKDDQSQSKTPPVKPAVPPVRPPPPALASSVHDLPPARSVPEQDSGSGSDSGSGCSPYSDSRRNFASGSSSSRAELDEYETTMGKPSYEPRLSAMVRRAIVCIEAQLGEPLRDDGPILGMEFDPLPPGAFGTPIAMQKHLLHPYESKMYEPHDVRPRRSQAAARSFHEQQSLDDPSSFTPEMYGRYSENHAHGMDYEIARPRSSSFMHENGSLPRSYGTPGYVSRNCSTSQQDMPSPIVASAHRGDRFLMEKDSSVLRTEDPYMLSDGVRKSNDVHRKGKIHDVRLGRGSETRENRGPKDLEKLEIQKKKNEERMRKEMERNERERRKEEERLMRERIKEEERLQREQRREMERREKFLQRENERAEKKKQKEEIRREKDAIRRKIAIEKATARRIAKESMDLIEDEQLELMDLAAINKGLPSVLQLDHDTLQNLELYRDSLSTFPPKGLQLKMPFTISPWKDSDESVGNLLMVWRFLTSFSDVLDLWPFTLDEFIQAFHDYDSRLLGEIHVTLLRSIIRDIEDVARTPFSGIGNNQYTTANPEGGHPQIVEGAYAWGFDIRSWKKNLNPLTWPEILRQLGLSTGLGPRLKKKNSRLTHTGDKDEAKGCEDIISTIRSGSAAESAFALMREKGLLAPRKSRHRLTPGTVKFAAFHVLSLEGSKGLTVLELADKIQKSGLRDLTTSKTPEASISVALTRDVKLFERIAPSTYCVRAPYVKDPADGKAILADARKKIRAFESGLTGPEDVNDLERDEDFEIDIDEDPEVDDLATLASASKGADLGEANVFSGKGGDTMFCDVKAGVKSEIEKEFSSPPPSSIKSIVPQHNERLKDTAVGCLDAMVDESNEGQSWIQGLTEGDYCHLSVEERLNALVALVGIANEGNSIRSGLEDRMEAANSLKKQMWAEAQLDNSCMRDVLKLDFQNLASSKTESTTGLPIIQSANRERDNFGGDPSELLDETKPLEVVSNDLQKSTAERGLIINQEANISQENCSFQQGYASKRSRSQLKSYIGHKAEEVYPYRSLPVGQDRRHNRYWLFAASASKSDPSSGLLFVELHDGKWLLIDSEEAFDTLVASLDMRGIRESHLRIMLQKIEGSFKENARKNMKLARNPFLKEKSVMNHSPSDSVSPSSAVSGSNSDSMETSNSIRVELGRNDTEKKSLSKRFHDFQRWMWTETYSSLPSCAKKYGKKRSELLATCALCFASYLSEYTHCTSCHQRSDMVDGSEILDSGLTVSPLPFGVRLLKPLLVFLEASVPDEALESFWTEDKRKMWGFRLNASSSPEELLQVLTSLESAIKKEYLSSNFMSAKELLGVGDANVDDPGSVDVLPWIPKTVSAVALRLSELDASIIYVKPEKPDLIPEDENEQISLFPGDSLFKGKGPREQEDKDEVVPNLGNRRSNKRARVSLGSGSNKKVKRKKAQGGPNRFVVSRRNVAVDNNLMSMELNHQVPGRGKRTVRKRPERINEDNDHIVNRMADIVRPKSQEVEEDEEEEEQTFRDIDEDWAAGETPREMDDDWANETPNRMMTPMQVDDESDNSVGVESEDDDVDGQFVDYSQRNKWGLDWNSNPNEAAMEDEEEEEVVGVERVEGEDDAEMSESSEDDDDVPANNAANNYDRESEGGYSSSDS; from the exons ATGGAGATGggttctgatgaagaagaagatcatcagATCAGGAGCGTTGCTGatgttgttggtggtggtggtggtagcagcaataacaagaagaagaacaagattgataattcctcctcctcctccgccaagCCTAAGCGTCAGATGAAGACTCCGTTTCAGCTTGAGACCTTGGAGAAAGTTTATTCag AGGAGAAGTATCCTTCGGAGGCGACGAGGGCTGATTTGTCTGACAAATTGAATTTGACAGATCGACAGTTACAGATGTGGTTTTGTCATAGACGTCTCAAGGACAAGAAGGATGATCAGTCTCAGTCCAAGACACCGCCGGTTAAACCTGCCGTGCCTCCTGTTCGACCGCCTCCTCCTGCTTTAGCCTCTTCCGTTCACGATTTGCCTCCTGCTAGATCGGTTCCTGAACAGGACTCCGGATCTGGTTCGGATTCTGGTTCAGGTTGCAGTCCTTATTCTGACTCCAGGAGGAATTTTGCTAGTGGTAGTAGTAGTTCTCGTGCTGAATTGGATGAATACGAGACTACTATGGGAAAGCCGAGCTACGAGCCACGGTTGTCGGCCATGGTGCGTAGAGCTATTGTCTGCATTGAGGCTCAGTTAGGGGAGCCCTTGAGAGATGATGGACCTATTCTTGGCATGGAGTTTGATCCGTTGCCCCCTGGTGCTTTCGGTACTCCTATTG caATGCAGAAGCACCTACTTCATCCATATGAGAGCAAAATGTATGAACCACATGATGTCCGCCCTCGAAGA TCTCAAGCTGCTGCCCGTTCTTTCCATGAGCAACAATCTCTGGATGATCCGTCTTCCTTTACACCTGAGATGTATGGACGATACTCGGAAAATCATGCACATGGTATGGACTATGAAATTGCACGTCCTAGGAGTTCATCATTTATGCACGAGAATGGGTCTTTACCAAGGTCCTACGGTACTCCTGGTTATGTTTCTCGTAACTGTTCTACATCTCAACAAGACATGCCAAGCCCCATTGTTGCATCAGCTCATCGTGGGGATAGATTCCTAATGGAAAAGGACTCATCAGTCCTTCGTACAGAAGATCCATACATGTTGTCTGACGGGGTGCGTAAGAGTAACGATGTGCATAGGAAGGGAAAG ATTCACGATGTTAGACTTGGAAGAGGGAGTGAAACCCGAGAGAATCGTGGACCAAAAGATCTTGAGAAACTAgaaattcagaagaaaaaa AATGAAGAACGCATGAGAAAAGAGATGGAAAGGAACGAGCGTGAGAGGCgtaaggaagaagagaggttgATGCGtgaaagaataaaagaagaggagaggttACAGCGTGAGCAGCGACGTGAAatggaaagaagagaaaagttctTACAGAGAGAAAATGAAAGG GCggagaaaaagaagcaaaaagaagaGATTCGTCGAGAGAAAGATGCTATTAGACGAAAGATTGCCATTGAGAAGGCAACTGCACGTAGAATTGCCAAGGAGTCTATGGATCTAATTGAGGATGAGCAGCTAGAACTGATGGACTTGGCTGCTATTAACAAAGGATTGCCCTCGGTATTACAGCTTGATCATGACACATTGCAAAATCTTGAACTGTACAGAG attctcTGAGCACATTTCCACCAAAGGGTTTGCAACTAAAAATGCCGTTTACCATTTCTCCATGGAAAGATTCCGATGAAAGTGTTGGAAACCTTCTAATG GTTTGGAGATTTCTGACATCATTTTCTGATGTTCTTGACCTATGGCCTTTTACGCTGGATGAGTTTATTCAGGCTTTTCATGACTAT GACTCAAGGTTGCTGGGGGAGATACATGTTACTCTTCTGAGATCAATTATACGAGATATTGAAGATGTTGCTCGAACACCCTTTAGTGGAATTGGAAATAATCAATATACTACAGCCAATCCTGAAGGTGGACATCCGCAAATAGTTGAAGGG GCTTATGCATGGGGCTTTGACATTCGTAGTTGGAAAAAGAATTTGAACCCACTAACATGGCCTGAAATACTGCGGCAATTGGGACTCTCTACTGGATTGGGGCCTAggctgaagaaaaaaaattcccgATTGACCCATACTGGTGACAAAGATGAG GCTAAAGGTTGTGAAGATATCATTTCTACTATCCGAAGTGGTTCAGCAGCTGAAAGTGCTTTTGCATTAATGCGGGAGAAAGGGTTACTGGCTCCACGCAAGTCGAGGCACCGGTTGACACCTGGAACTGTCAAATTTGCAGCCTTTCATGTTCTATCTCTTGAGGGAAGCAAGGGACTGACAGTATTGGAACTTGCTGACAAGATTCAG AAATCCGGACTTCGGGACCTGACAACAAGCAAGACACCAGAGGCATCTATCTCTGTTGCATTGACAAGAGATGTGAAACTCTTTGAAAGAATAGCTCCTTCGACTTATTGTGTGCGAGCTCCTTATGTGAAGGATCCTGCGGATGGAAAGGCGATACTCGCCGATGCCAGGAAAAAGATAAGGGCATTTGAAAGTGGGTTGACAGGTCCAGAAGATGTGAATGATCTTGAAAGGGATGAAGACTTTGAAATTGATATTGATGAGGATCCTGAGGTTGATGATTTAGCCACTTTAGCAAGTGCATCAAAAGGTGCCGATCTAGGTGAAGCGAATGTTTTCTCTGGAAAGGGGGGAGATACTATGTTCTGTGATGTTAAAGCAGGTGTAAAGAGTGAGATTGAGAAGGAGTTTTCATCTCCTCCTCCAAGCAGTATAAAGAGCATTGTTCCACAACATAATGAGCGGCTTAAAGATACAGCGGTTGGCTGCTTGGATGCTATGGTTGATGAAAGCAACGAGGGCCAATCATGGATTCAAGGTCTTACAGAAGGGGATTACTGTCATCTAAGTGTTGAAGAGCGCCTTAATGCCCTTGTTGCTTTAGTCGGCATTGCCAATGAAGGAAATTCCATCAGATCTGGTCTTGAG GATCGTATGGAAGCAGCAAATTCTCTCAAAAAGCAGATGTGGGCTGAAGCACAGTTAGATAACAGCTGTATGAGAGATGTACTTAAGCTTGATTTTCAAAACTTAGCAAGCAGTAAAACCGAGTCAACGACGGGTCTACCAATCATCCAAAGCGCTAATCGTGAAAGGGATAATTTCGGTGGAGACCCTTCTGAACTTCTAGATGAAACAAAGCCCCTGGAAGTTGTTTCGAATGATCTCCAGAAATCAACTGCTGAGAGAGGACTTATTATTAATCAGGAGGCCAATATAAGCCAAGAAAATTGTTCTTTCCAACAGGGATATGCTTCGAAGAGATCACGCTcacaattaaaatcatatataggCCACAAAGCAGAAGAGGTGTATCCATATCGATCATTGCCGGTTGGACAAGATCGGCGCCACAATCGTTATTGGCTTTTTGCTGCATCAGCGTCTAAGAGTGATCCATCCTCGGGGCTCTTATTTGTTGAGCTACATGATGGCAAGTGGCTCCTCATTGATTCAGAGGAG GCTTTTGACACTCTGGTTGCATCACTGGATATGCGTGGGATCAGAGAGTCTCATTTACGCATAATGCTGCAGAAGATCGAGGGATCATTCAAAGAGAATGCACGTAAGAATATGAAGCTAGCTAGGAACCCTTTCTTGAAGGAAAAGAGTGTTATGAATCATTCTCCTTCAGATTCTGTGAGCCCGTCTAGTGCTGTATCAGGGTCCAACTCTGATTCAATGGAAACGTCAAATTCTATTAGAGTTGAGTTAGGTAGAAACgacacagagaagaagagtttatCAAAACGGTTCCATGATTTCCAGAGATGGATGTGGACCGAGACGTACAGCTCACTCCCTTCTTGTGCTAAGAAATATGGGAAGAAGAGATCTGAATTGTTAGCAACATGTGCCCTGTGTTTTGCTTCTTATTTGTCTGAGTATACTCACTGCACTTCTTGTCACCAGAGATCGGACATGGTTGATGGTTCAGAAATATTAGATTCAGGTTTGACTGTGTCACCTCTTCCTTTTGGAGTCAGGTTGCTCAAACCACTACTTGTTTTTCTTGAG GCATCTGTTCCAGATGAAGCACTTGAATCTTTTTGGACAgaggataaaagaaaaatgtgggGGTTTAGGTTGaatgcatcatcatcacctgAAGAACTTTTGCAG GTGTTGACTTCCTTAGAGAGTGCAATCAAGAAAGAATATTTGTCATCCAATTTTATGTCGGCGAAAGAGCTCTTGGGAGTTGGTGATGCTAATGTTGATGATCCGGGATCAGTGGACGTTCTTCCATGGATACCAAAGACAGTATCAGCGGTTGCTTTGAGACTTTCAGAACTTGATGCATCCATTATTTATGTAAAGCCAGAGAAACCTGATCTAATCCCTGAAGATGAGAACGAGCAGATT AGCCTTTTCCCTGGAGATTCTCTTTTCAAAGGCAAAGGACCCCGAGAGCAAGAAGACAAAGACGAGGTTGTTCCTAATTTGGGCAACAGACGTAGTAATAAACGTGCACGAGTAAGTTTGGGATCTGGATCAAACAAAAaggtgaagagaaagaaagcgCAAGGTGGTCCTAACAGATTTGTTGTTAGTCGGAGAAATGTTGCAGTCGATAATAACTTAATGAGCATGGAGTTGAACCACCAAGTCCCTGGAAGAGGAAAAAGGACTGTTCGAAAAAGACCAGAGAGGATCAATGAGGATAATGACCACATAGTCAATAGAATGGCTGATATTGTTAGGCCTAAAAGtcaagaagttgaagaagatgaggaagaagaagagcaaacaTTCAGAGACATTGATGAAGACTGGGCAGCAGGTGAAACTCCTAGAGAGATGGACGACGACTGGGCCAATGAAACACCTAACAGAATGATGACGCCGATGCAAGTGGATGATGAAAGTGACAACAGTGTAGGAGTTGAATCagaggatgatgatgttgatggtcAGTTTGTGGATTACAGTCAGAGAAACAAGTGGGGATTAGATTGGAATAGTAACCCAAATGAAGCAGCTATggaggatgaggaggaagaagaagttgttggtGTTGAGCGGGTCGAAGGAGAAGATGACGCAGAAATGAGTGAGAGctctgaagatgatgatgacgttCCTGCTAATAATGCAGCAAACAATTACGACAGAGAATCAGAAGGTGGTTACAGCAGCAGCGATTCATGA
- the LOC104741454 gene encoding homeobox-DDT domain protein RLT1-like isoform X2, with product MEMGSDEEEDHQIRSVADVVGGGGGSSNNKKKNKIDNSSSSSAKPKRQMKTPFQLETLEKVYSEEKYPSEATRADLSDKLNLTDRQLQMWFCHRRLKDKKDDQSQSKTPPVKPAVPPVRPPPPALASSVHDLPPARSVPEQDSGSGSDSGSGCSPYSDSRRNFASGSSSSRAELDEYETTMGKPSYEPRLSAMVRRAIVCIEAQLGEPLRDDGPILGMEFDPLPPGAFGTPIAMQKHLLHPYESKMYEPHDVRPRRSQAAARSFHEQQSLDDPSSFTPEMYGRYSENHAHGMDYEIARPRSSSFMHENGSLPRSYGTPGYVSRNCSTSQQDMPSPIVASAHRGDRFLMEKDSSVLRTEDPYMLSDGIHDVRLGRGSETRENRGPKDLEKLEIQKKKNEERMRKEMERNERERRKEEERLMRERIKEEERLQREQRREMERREKFLQRENERAEKKKQKEEIRREKDAIRRKIAIEKATARRIAKESMDLIEDEQLELMDLAAINKGLPSVLQLDHDTLQNLELYRDSLSTFPPKGLQLKMPFTISPWKDSDESVGNLLMVWRFLTSFSDVLDLWPFTLDEFIQAFHDYDSRLLGEIHVTLLRSIIRDIEDVARTPFSGIGNNQYTTANPEGGHPQIVEGAYAWGFDIRSWKKNLNPLTWPEILRQLGLSTGLGPRLKKKNSRLTHTGDKDEAKGCEDIISTIRSGSAAESAFALMREKGLLAPRKSRHRLTPGTVKFAAFHVLSLEGSKGLTVLELADKIQKSGLRDLTTSKTPEASISVALTRDVKLFERIAPSTYCVRAPYVKDPADGKAILADARKKIRAFESGLTGPEDVNDLERDEDFEIDIDEDPEVDDLATLASASKGADLGEANVFSGKGGDTMFCDVKAGVKSEIEKEFSSPPPSSIKSIVPQHNERLKDTAVGCLDAMVDESNEGQSWIQGLTEGDYCHLSVEERLNALVALVGIANEGNSIRSGLEDRMEAANSLKKQMWAEAQLDNSCMRDVLKLDFQNLASSKTESTTGLPIIQSANRERDNFGGDPSELLDETKPLEVVSNDLQKSTAERGLIINQEANISQENCSFQQGYASKRSRSQLKSYIGHKAEEVYPYRSLPVGQDRRHNRYWLFAASASKSDPSSGLLFVELHDGKWLLIDSEEAFDTLVASLDMRGIRESHLRIMLQKIEGSFKENARKNMKLARNPFLKEKSVMNHSPSDSVSPSSAVSGSNSDSMETSNSIRVELGRNDTEKKSLSKRFHDFQRWMWTETYSSLPSCAKKYGKKRSELLATCALCFASYLSEYTHCTSCHQRSDMVDGSEILDSGLTVSPLPFGVRLLKPLLVFLEASVPDEALESFWTEDKRKMWGFRLNASSSPEELLQVLTSLESAIKKEYLSSNFMSAKELLGVGDANVDDPGSVDVLPWIPKTVSAVALRLSELDASIIYVKPEKPDLIPEDENEQISLFPGDSLFKGKGPREQEDKDEVVPNLGNRRSNKRARVSLGSGSNKKVKRKKAQGGPNRFVVSRRNVAVDNNLMSMELNHQVPGRGKRTVRKRPERINEDNDHIVNRMADIVRPKSQEVEEDEEEEEQTFRDIDEDWAAGETPREMDDDWANETPNRMMTPMQVDDESDNSVGVESEDDDVDGQFVDYSQRNKWGLDWNSNPNEAAMEDEEEEEVVGVERVEGEDDAEMSESSEDDDDVPANNAANNYDRESEGGYSSSDS from the exons ATGGAGATGggttctgatgaagaagaagatcatcagATCAGGAGCGTTGCTGatgttgttggtggtggtggtggtagcagcaataacaagaagaagaacaagattgataattcctcctcctcctccgccaagCCTAAGCGTCAGATGAAGACTCCGTTTCAGCTTGAGACCTTGGAGAAAGTTTATTCag AGGAGAAGTATCCTTCGGAGGCGACGAGGGCTGATTTGTCTGACAAATTGAATTTGACAGATCGACAGTTACAGATGTGGTTTTGTCATAGACGTCTCAAGGACAAGAAGGATGATCAGTCTCAGTCCAAGACACCGCCGGTTAAACCTGCCGTGCCTCCTGTTCGACCGCCTCCTCCTGCTTTAGCCTCTTCCGTTCACGATTTGCCTCCTGCTAGATCGGTTCCTGAACAGGACTCCGGATCTGGTTCGGATTCTGGTTCAGGTTGCAGTCCTTATTCTGACTCCAGGAGGAATTTTGCTAGTGGTAGTAGTAGTTCTCGTGCTGAATTGGATGAATACGAGACTACTATGGGAAAGCCGAGCTACGAGCCACGGTTGTCGGCCATGGTGCGTAGAGCTATTGTCTGCATTGAGGCTCAGTTAGGGGAGCCCTTGAGAGATGATGGACCTATTCTTGGCATGGAGTTTGATCCGTTGCCCCCTGGTGCTTTCGGTACTCCTATTG caATGCAGAAGCACCTACTTCATCCATATGAGAGCAAAATGTATGAACCACATGATGTCCGCCCTCGAAGA TCTCAAGCTGCTGCCCGTTCTTTCCATGAGCAACAATCTCTGGATGATCCGTCTTCCTTTACACCTGAGATGTATGGACGATACTCGGAAAATCATGCACATGGTATGGACTATGAAATTGCACGTCCTAGGAGTTCATCATTTATGCACGAGAATGGGTCTTTACCAAGGTCCTACGGTACTCCTGGTTATGTTTCTCGTAACTGTTCTACATCTCAACAAGACATGCCAAGCCCCATTGTTGCATCAGCTCATCGTGGGGATAGATTCCTAATGGAAAAGGACTCATCAGTCCTTCGTACAGAAGATCCATACATGTTGTCTGACGGG ATTCACGATGTTAGACTTGGAAGAGGGAGTGAAACCCGAGAGAATCGTGGACCAAAAGATCTTGAGAAACTAgaaattcagaagaaaaaa AATGAAGAACGCATGAGAAAAGAGATGGAAAGGAACGAGCGTGAGAGGCgtaaggaagaagagaggttgATGCGtgaaagaataaaagaagaggagaggttACAGCGTGAGCAGCGACGTGAAatggaaagaagagaaaagttctTACAGAGAGAAAATGAAAGG GCggagaaaaagaagcaaaaagaagaGATTCGTCGAGAGAAAGATGCTATTAGACGAAAGATTGCCATTGAGAAGGCAACTGCACGTAGAATTGCCAAGGAGTCTATGGATCTAATTGAGGATGAGCAGCTAGAACTGATGGACTTGGCTGCTATTAACAAAGGATTGCCCTCGGTATTACAGCTTGATCATGACACATTGCAAAATCTTGAACTGTACAGAG attctcTGAGCACATTTCCACCAAAGGGTTTGCAACTAAAAATGCCGTTTACCATTTCTCCATGGAAAGATTCCGATGAAAGTGTTGGAAACCTTCTAATG GTTTGGAGATTTCTGACATCATTTTCTGATGTTCTTGACCTATGGCCTTTTACGCTGGATGAGTTTATTCAGGCTTTTCATGACTAT GACTCAAGGTTGCTGGGGGAGATACATGTTACTCTTCTGAGATCAATTATACGAGATATTGAAGATGTTGCTCGAACACCCTTTAGTGGAATTGGAAATAATCAATATACTACAGCCAATCCTGAAGGTGGACATCCGCAAATAGTTGAAGGG GCTTATGCATGGGGCTTTGACATTCGTAGTTGGAAAAAGAATTTGAACCCACTAACATGGCCTGAAATACTGCGGCAATTGGGACTCTCTACTGGATTGGGGCCTAggctgaagaaaaaaaattcccgATTGACCCATACTGGTGACAAAGATGAG GCTAAAGGTTGTGAAGATATCATTTCTACTATCCGAAGTGGTTCAGCAGCTGAAAGTGCTTTTGCATTAATGCGGGAGAAAGGGTTACTGGCTCCACGCAAGTCGAGGCACCGGTTGACACCTGGAACTGTCAAATTTGCAGCCTTTCATGTTCTATCTCTTGAGGGAAGCAAGGGACTGACAGTATTGGAACTTGCTGACAAGATTCAG AAATCCGGACTTCGGGACCTGACAACAAGCAAGACACCAGAGGCATCTATCTCTGTTGCATTGACAAGAGATGTGAAACTCTTTGAAAGAATAGCTCCTTCGACTTATTGTGTGCGAGCTCCTTATGTGAAGGATCCTGCGGATGGAAAGGCGATACTCGCCGATGCCAGGAAAAAGATAAGGGCATTTGAAAGTGGGTTGACAGGTCCAGAAGATGTGAATGATCTTGAAAGGGATGAAGACTTTGAAATTGATATTGATGAGGATCCTGAGGTTGATGATTTAGCCACTTTAGCAAGTGCATCAAAAGGTGCCGATCTAGGTGAAGCGAATGTTTTCTCTGGAAAGGGGGGAGATACTATGTTCTGTGATGTTAAAGCAGGTGTAAAGAGTGAGATTGAGAAGGAGTTTTCATCTCCTCCTCCAAGCAGTATAAAGAGCATTGTTCCACAACATAATGAGCGGCTTAAAGATACAGCGGTTGGCTGCTTGGATGCTATGGTTGATGAAAGCAACGAGGGCCAATCATGGATTCAAGGTCTTACAGAAGGGGATTACTGTCATCTAAGTGTTGAAGAGCGCCTTAATGCCCTTGTTGCTTTAGTCGGCATTGCCAATGAAGGAAATTCCATCAGATCTGGTCTTGAG GATCGTATGGAAGCAGCAAATTCTCTCAAAAAGCAGATGTGGGCTGAAGCACAGTTAGATAACAGCTGTATGAGAGATGTACTTAAGCTTGATTTTCAAAACTTAGCAAGCAGTAAAACCGAGTCAACGACGGGTCTACCAATCATCCAAAGCGCTAATCGTGAAAGGGATAATTTCGGTGGAGACCCTTCTGAACTTCTAGATGAAACAAAGCCCCTGGAAGTTGTTTCGAATGATCTCCAGAAATCAACTGCTGAGAGAGGACTTATTATTAATCAGGAGGCCAATATAAGCCAAGAAAATTGTTCTTTCCAACAGGGATATGCTTCGAAGAGATCACGCTcacaattaaaatcatatataggCCACAAAGCAGAAGAGGTGTATCCATATCGATCATTGCCGGTTGGACAAGATCGGCGCCACAATCGTTATTGGCTTTTTGCTGCATCAGCGTCTAAGAGTGATCCATCCTCGGGGCTCTTATTTGTTGAGCTACATGATGGCAAGTGGCTCCTCATTGATTCAGAGGAG GCTTTTGACACTCTGGTTGCATCACTGGATATGCGTGGGATCAGAGAGTCTCATTTACGCATAATGCTGCAGAAGATCGAGGGATCATTCAAAGAGAATGCACGTAAGAATATGAAGCTAGCTAGGAACCCTTTCTTGAAGGAAAAGAGTGTTATGAATCATTCTCCTTCAGATTCTGTGAGCCCGTCTAGTGCTGTATCAGGGTCCAACTCTGATTCAATGGAAACGTCAAATTCTATTAGAGTTGAGTTAGGTAGAAACgacacagagaagaagagtttatCAAAACGGTTCCATGATTTCCAGAGATGGATGTGGACCGAGACGTACAGCTCACTCCCTTCTTGTGCTAAGAAATATGGGAAGAAGAGATCTGAATTGTTAGCAACATGTGCCCTGTGTTTTGCTTCTTATTTGTCTGAGTATACTCACTGCACTTCTTGTCACCAGAGATCGGACATGGTTGATGGTTCAGAAATATTAGATTCAGGTTTGACTGTGTCACCTCTTCCTTTTGGAGTCAGGTTGCTCAAACCACTACTTGTTTTTCTTGAG GCATCTGTTCCAGATGAAGCACTTGAATCTTTTTGGACAgaggataaaagaaaaatgtgggGGTTTAGGTTGaatgcatcatcatcacctgAAGAACTTTTGCAG GTGTTGACTTCCTTAGAGAGTGCAATCAAGAAAGAATATTTGTCATCCAATTTTATGTCGGCGAAAGAGCTCTTGGGAGTTGGTGATGCTAATGTTGATGATCCGGGATCAGTGGACGTTCTTCCATGGATACCAAAGACAGTATCAGCGGTTGCTTTGAGACTTTCAGAACTTGATGCATCCATTATTTATGTAAAGCCAGAGAAACCTGATCTAATCCCTGAAGATGAGAACGAGCAGATT AGCCTTTTCCCTGGAGATTCTCTTTTCAAAGGCAAAGGACCCCGAGAGCAAGAAGACAAAGACGAGGTTGTTCCTAATTTGGGCAACAGACGTAGTAATAAACGTGCACGAGTAAGTTTGGGATCTGGATCAAACAAAAaggtgaagagaaagaaagcgCAAGGTGGTCCTAACAGATTTGTTGTTAGTCGGAGAAATGTTGCAGTCGATAATAACTTAATGAGCATGGAGTTGAACCACCAAGTCCCTGGAAGAGGAAAAAGGACTGTTCGAAAAAGACCAGAGAGGATCAATGAGGATAATGACCACATAGTCAATAGAATGGCTGATATTGTTAGGCCTAAAAGtcaagaagttgaagaagatgaggaagaagaagagcaaacaTTCAGAGACATTGATGAAGACTGGGCAGCAGGTGAAACTCCTAGAGAGATGGACGACGACTGGGCCAATGAAACACCTAACAGAATGATGACGCCGATGCAAGTGGATGATGAAAGTGACAACAGTGTAGGAGTTGAATCagaggatgatgatgttgatggtcAGTTTGTGGATTACAGTCAGAGAAACAAGTGGGGATTAGATTGGAATAGTAACCCAAATGAAGCAGCTATggaggatgaggaggaagaagaagttgttggtGTTGAGCGGGTCGAAGGAGAAGATGACGCAGAAATGAGTGAGAGctctgaagatgatgatgacgttCCTGCTAATAATGCAGCAAACAATTACGACAGAGAATCAGAAGGTGGTTACAGCAGCAGCGATTCATGA